The window CTTGCAAAAGTTGGTCTCTGGCTTTTAATCGGCTTCGCACCGAGACCGCCTCACTATATCAAAAACGATTTCGAACGGCGGGATCAAAGCATCTCCCTATGGAAATTTATATTAGTATTCTTTGTCGCATGGACCTGTCGCATAGCTCAAAATCTAGGTAGGATGTATAAAATGAAACAACACCTTGGCCGATGATGGGGCTGTATAATGCTTGCTGAGGTGATAGGCATATTTTTTAAACTCTCAGTGATTACTCCCTCTGATGTCACTATTTCAGCGTGCACGGTCAATTCACCGTGAAAGAGGCTTTTTGTCACTAGCACGAAAGAGCCCTAAATTCTTAGCGAACCGTGTGTTATTTGATAAATTTGTTTGGAAGTTAATTGATAAAGGCAAGGCTAAAAAGGTTCTCGCAAATTCACGAACATTGACAACACTATATTTTGCGCTTCATCAAACCTTCTATATAGAACAACAAACGATGCTCCACGGACAAGCTACATATCATGAAGAAGAAGAGCAAAGAGAAAACCCTCGTCACAGAATAATTCGAAATATTCACAGGATAGAAAAAGGCCTTTCGATGAAAAATAGACGATCGGTTTTCGCTGAGGGTTATATCAAGGAAACAGTCCATGATGTCATTAGCGCATGGAAACGTAACGAACATCCTGATGATCAACTTTATTGGGCTGTTGATGTACTCAGCAAATATTTCGAGACAGTGGAGGTAAACGATAATATTCGCGGATCAAAGATAATATTCGAAAGCTTTCTTGCCGATATTAATTATGAACCTGGTAATCGAACACCAAAACCACGGCAAGAATTTGAATGTGAACCAGTCGAACACGAGGATCTCAAAAAATTAGCTGAGCAACGTTCAAGCACTCGGTGGTTTAAACAACGTAAAGTTCCACGCGAACGTATCGATGATGCCCTTGAAGTCGCCATACAATCTCCAACTGCCTGTAACCGACAACCTTTTGAGTTTCGTATTTATGACGACGACGAATTAATAAAAGAAATAGTGGAATTGCCTATGGGAACAAAGGGATATCGTGAAAATGTTCCTTGCCTAGCAGTAATAGTAGGAAAACAACGAGCCTACTTCCACAACCGGGACAGGCATGTGGTTTACATTGACTCAAGCTTGGCTGCAATGTCTTTCCAATTCGCCCTCGAAACGCTAGGGCTTGCCTCATGCTGTATCAACTGGCCTGCAATTCCCTGGCGGGAACGAGAGATGGCTGAACTTATTAACTTAGATAACGACGAAGAAGTCATCATGTTAATGGCGATTGGATATCCTGATGAAGAGGGAATGGTTCCCTATTCCGAGAAGAAAGACTTAGACTCAATCCGAAAATATAACAAATTATAAACCATCCGAGAGGGGTGGAAGAAATCACAAGGTATATCACTATATTGGGATATTCTACAACAGAGTAAAAATGTATACTGGAATGGAAGATGTTTTGAAGAGGATTACCTTCGGCACTGCTATATGTAAGAGTACTCTTACCGACACTATCTCTTCTGAGGAGAAACCAGACCTTAGCTTTAAAAAGGAAAATATTGTGATTATCGGTGGTGAGTTGTTTAATAAGGGAGCTCAAGCGATGACGTTCACTGTCGTTGACCAACTACAAAGACGATTCCCAGAAAAGTCCATTTATTTATTCTCAGAGAAGGATTATTACCGTGACGAATCAGATAAGGAACAATATGGGTTCAAGATATTGCCTTGGACGGTGAATACACGTACTAATGCAATGTCTCCTATTCTCCCTACTCCCTCTAAAGTCTCAAAATCTGTTAAAGATGAAGTTCTATCTGTCCTAAAAGACTGTGCATTTATAATTGATATCAATGGATACGCTTTATCGTCCCAATGGGGAGTCAACCGGTCAATGTTGTATATGGCAAATATAGCAGCTGCTAAGAATTTCTCCATTCCAATCTACATCTTCCCTCAGTCAATTGGTCCGTTTGACTATCAGGTTCCAGCAAAATATCTTCTTGATCCACTTTTCCGAACTTATCTGCCGTTCCCAGAACTCATCTGCCCACGTGAACGCGAAGGTAAAGATTGGCTCGGCAAATATACTAATTCGAATGTTGATCATCAGTTTGATATTGTTCTTCAATATAAGGGCTATGATCTGGACAATATTTATTCAAAAATCCCAGAATTCCGAGAACCAGTTATAAATGAAAATGCTATCGGCATAATTCCGAACTCCCAGGTAGAAAAGCGGATAGAGAGCGAAAAACTGTACAAATTATATTCTGAACTAATCAAATCGCTACTTAATAATGGGAATGAGGTATATGTCTTACGTCACTCAGTAGAAGATTTAGAATTATGCAATAGAATTGTACAACGGGCAGAAAATTCTGATGACGTCCATCTTCTTAACAGTGATTTTTCTGCTATTGAATTAGAACATATAATCGAACAATTCCAGTTTATTATCGGGTCTAGGTATCATTCAATAGTTCATGCTTATAAGAATAACACTCCCGTGATTGCGATCGGTTGGGCGACAAAATATGAATCGCTTTTAGATAAGTTTGATCAATCACAATATTTCTTTGAGGGGAGAAATAAAGTGACCGCTAGCGAACTAATAAATGCTGCAGAAAGACTTTCTAAGAATATGATGCGAGAAAAAAGAGTTATAGAAAATACCAGGGGAGAGATACTAGAAAACGACATAATCACAGAAAATTTCTCATGAATTGATTAGCTTTGGTGAAGCCTACAGAATATTCGGCTCTGTAGTTTCGATAGAGCTACGACTGCGTTATCTCGGTAGAAAGCGAAGAGACAGATTGGTTTTATATCCGAAATCCGTCTCTTCACCCGTGTTACGGTCGCCAAGGCGAAATCAGTTGTCGAGAACCCAGATGAATCCGTCTACCCCGAAGGGGGTGGCGGGTTCGCTGAATGGGCGATGCTCACGCTTCAATCACTTCGCATCGAGCTGGGCAAATCCTACAGCGTCACGGTGGATTCACTCTGCAAGATGCCCAGTGTTCTCGAAGAAATTGGCCTTACGCGGTTGCCTCACTACACCGTTCTCCGCACGCGATTTGCAGGGATTCCGACCAAGACGTGGCGTACGTTTCTCGGCGCCTCCGCTAAGAATTCGACTGACTTCGACCGTGCTCAGCCCAGCCGTCACTACGCCAACCGCACCACTACCACGTCCGGGCGCTGAAAGTCACCGCACTCGTGGATGTCGAAACGCTGTACATCACCGACATCCATTCGACTACCTCGAAAAAACACGATGCGAAGATCGGCCCGTAGGTCGCTCGACGCAACGTCGGCGACCTGCGGAGCCTCGCCGCTGACCGTGGCTACGACGCGAAAGCCTTCCGCGACGAACTCCGCGACAACGGCATCAGACCGCTGATCAAGCACAGGATCATGAACCCGCTCGATCACGCTCACAACGCCCGTATGGATCGTGATCGGTACAACCGTCGCTCG of the Natronosalvus vescus genome contains:
- a CDS encoding nitroreductase family protein; its protein translation is MSLFQRARSIHRERGFLSLARKSPKFLANRVLFDKFVWKLIDKGKAKKVLANSRTLTTLYFALHQTFYIEQQTMLHGQATYHEEEEQRENPRHRIIRNIHRIEKGLSMKNRRSVFAEGYIKETVHDVISAWKRNEHPDDQLYWAVDVLSKYFETVEVNDNIRGSKIIFESFLADINYEPGNRTPKPRQEFECEPVEHEDLKKLAEQRSSTRWFKQRKVPRERIDDALEVAIQSPTACNRQPFEFRIYDDDELIKEIVELPMGTKGYRENVPCLAVIVGKQRAYFHNRDRHVVYIDSSLAAMSFQFALETLGLASCCINWPAIPWREREMAELINLDNDEEVIMLMAIGYPDEEGMVPYSEKKDLDSIRKYNKL
- a CDS encoding polysaccharide pyruvyl transferase family protein, whose product is MEDVLKRITFGTAICKSTLTDTISSEEKPDLSFKKENIVIIGGELFNKGAQAMTFTVVDQLQRRFPEKSIYLFSEKDYYRDESDKEQYGFKILPWTVNTRTNAMSPILPTPSKVSKSVKDEVLSVLKDCAFIIDINGYALSSQWGVNRSMLYMANIAAAKNFSIPIYIFPQSIGPFDYQVPAKYLLDPLFRTYLPFPELICPREREGKDWLGKYTNSNVDHQFDIVLQYKGYDLDNIYSKIPEFREPVINENAIGIIPNSQVEKRIESEKLYKLYSELIKSLLNNGNEVYVLRHSVEDLELCNRIVQRAENSDDVHLLNSDFSAIELEHIIEQFQFIIGSRYHSIVHAYKNNTPVIAIGWATKYESLLDKFDQSQYFFEGRNKVTASELINAAERLSKNMMREKRVIENTRGEILENDIITENFS